Proteins from a single region of Leptospira brenneri:
- a CDS encoding flavin-containing monooxygenase, with translation MTTSVLRNPSVVVIGAGMTGILLAIELEKAGITDVTIIEKKNDLGGTWRENTYPGVACDIPAHMYTYSFEPNPEWSHRFAHGDEIQSYFKRVSDTYKVTPRIHFNEAVTEASYNNGKWTTKTSKGKTYVSDFLISATGILHHPARPNIQGLDSFQGKCFHTAEWDHSVDLKGKRIGIIGTGSTAAQVIPEIMKQGSKVSVFQRTPQWIVEIPDVNYSEKDKQRWRKDKTILKRLHKWYTFAVEQTFSKAVIGKKIPHMLMSFLCKKNLKKSIKDPSLRKKLTPNYRVGCKRVIVNSTFYDAIQKPNADLVTEGIEKITDKGVVTKDGKLHELDVLILATGFNPFNFMRPMNLTGKNGVSIDTVWKKKVQAYRSLFIPHLPNFVLMLGPNTPIGNFSVIAMSEVQTKYVMKIIQDWRMKKFDEIETTEEALKQFAAYLKAGMGKTVWLGGCQSWYLDPDGDPAMWPYTWKQWEKEMKTPNYKDFALKTF, from the coding sequence ATGACAACTTCAGTTCTTAGAAATCCTTCCGTTGTAGTGATCGGTGCTGGTATGACTGGCATCCTACTTGCGATCGAACTCGAAAAAGCAGGAATCACTGACGTAACCATAATCGAGAAAAAAAATGACTTAGGGGGAACTTGGAGAGAAAATACTTATCCTGGTGTTGCCTGTGACATTCCAGCTCATATGTATACCTATAGTTTTGAACCAAATCCTGAGTGGAGTCACCGATTTGCTCATGGAGATGAAATTCAAAGTTACTTCAAACGTGTGAGTGATACCTATAAGGTAACACCAAGAATCCATTTTAACGAAGCAGTTACAGAAGCATCATATAACAATGGAAAGTGGACAACAAAAACAAGTAAGGGAAAAACTTATGTTTCCGATTTTCTGATTTCAGCCACAGGAATTTTACACCACCCTGCTCGTCCCAATATCCAAGGACTTGATTCTTTCCAAGGAAAATGTTTTCATACTGCAGAATGGGATCATTCCGTAGACTTAAAAGGAAAACGAATTGGAATCATCGGAACTGGTTCCACTGCGGCCCAAGTCATTCCTGAAATTATGAAACAAGGTAGTAAAGTCTCTGTTTTCCAAAGAACCCCACAATGGATTGTTGAAATTCCAGATGTAAATTATTCTGAAAAAGACAAACAAAGATGGAGAAAAGATAAAACGATTTTAAAAAGACTTCATAAATGGTACACCTTTGCTGTAGAACAAACTTTTTCCAAAGCAGTGATCGGTAAAAAAATCCCTCATATGCTGATGAGTTTTCTCTGCAAAAAAAATCTTAAAAAATCAATCAAAGATCCTTCCCTTCGTAAAAAACTAACTCCAAACTACAGAGTGGGTTGCAAACGAGTGATTGTGAACTCCACTTTCTATGATGCCATCCAAAAACCCAATGCTGATTTAGTTACAGAGGGAATCGAAAAAATTACAGATAAGGGAGTGGTAACGAAAGACGGAAAACTTCATGAACTAGATGTGCTCATCCTAGCAACAGGATTTAACCCATTTAATTTTATGAGACCAATGAACCTAACAGGGAAAAATGGAGTTTCTATCGATACAGTTTGGAAAAAGAAAGTCCAAGCATACAGGTCTCTATTCATCCCTCACCTTCCCAATTTCGTTCTGATGCTTGGACCCAACACTCCTATTGGAAATTTTTCTGTAATTGCTATGAGTGAAGTCCAAACCAAATATGTGATGAAAATCATCCAAGATTGGAGAATGAAAAAATTTGATGAAATCGAAACAACAGAAGAAGCTCTAAAACAATTTGCCGCTTACCTAAAAGCAGGAATGGGAAAAACAGTATGGCTCGGTGGTTGCCAAAGTTGGTATTTAGATCCTGATGGAGATCCGGCAATGTGGCCATATACTTGGAAACAATGGGAAAAGGAAATGAAAACACCCAACTACAAGGACTTTGCCCTAAAAACATTTTAG
- a CDS encoding L,D-transpeptidase family protein, with protein sequence MHWDSEQIVFVTANPKENSGQLDVYTLEDGEWVTILEKIPVRLGRNGLIFQENKREGDGNTPSGVFPIQRILGKQKREKIRNLEYTQIRKYHHWSDHPNSKNYNQLISKYEKGGVPLWDSYIYDLFIVIEHNTKPPAVPGFGSMIFLHVWNEDKPTSGCVGVSKEVLETLVSVLDGRKNPSFFIQIID encoded by the coding sequence GTGCATTGGGACTCAGAACAGATCGTTTTTGTGACGGCAAATCCAAAGGAAAACTCTGGCCAATTGGATGTTTATACTTTGGAGGATGGGGAATGGGTTACGATTCTAGAAAAAATTCCTGTCAGGTTGGGAAGGAATGGACTTATTTTTCAGGAAAACAAAAGGGAAGGGGATGGAAACACTCCTTCTGGCGTTTTTCCCATCCAAAGAATTTTAGGAAAACAGAAAAGAGAGAAAATTCGTAATTTAGAATACACTCAAATTCGAAAATACCACCATTGGAGTGATCACCCAAATTCCAAAAATTATAACCAACTCATTTCCAAATATGAAAAAGGAGGAGTTCCTCTTTGGGATTCCTATATTTATGATTTATTCATTGTGATTGAGCACAATACCAAACCCCCAGCAGTTCCTGGTTTTGGCAGTATGATCTTTCTTCATGTATGGAATGAGGACAAACCAACTTCAGGTTGTGTAGGAGTTTCTAAAGAAGTTCTGGAGACTTTGGTTTCTGTTTTAGACGGAAGAAAAAATCCGAGTTTTTTCATTCAAATTATAGACTGA
- a CDS encoding vitamin B12-dependent ribonucleotide reductase, which translates to MKIERHFTKGNKGLYPNLTWVRKDSKITNTDGSVVFEANGVEVPDFWSQVATDILAQKYFRRKGVPKYLKKVSEKGIPEWLQRSVPDDEKLSALNPEDRFVGESDSKQVFHRLAGCWTYWGYKYGYFTDEDSARVFYEEVIFMLASQMAAPNSPQWFNTGLHWAYGIDGKSQGHYYVDPKSGKLVRSASSYEHPQPHACFIQSVDDDLVNEGGIMDLWVREARLFKYGSGTGTNFSNLRAANESLSGGGKSSGLMSFLKIGDRAAGAIKSGGTTRRAAKMVCLDMDHPDIEEFIDWKVQEEKKVASLVTGSILNNRLLNDIMSACTSAKQTLGEGAYDPTANLDLKKAIQKARKAFVPDNYIKRVIDLSKQGYKDLLFEELTTDWQSEAYNTVSGQNSNNSVRITNEFMEAVEKDLPFQLYNRTEKEKAKAAGRDAKPSKTLRARDLWERIANAAWNSADPGTQYHSTINEWHTCPEDGAINASNPCSEYMFLDNTACNLASANLVKFLKEDGSFDVAGYRYLNKVWTIILEVSVLMAQFPSREIAELSYKFRTLGLGYANLGSLLMIMGIPYDSQEAMAVTGAISSIMHMSSYATSAEMAKELGPFAGYEKNKEHMLRVIRNHRRAAYNAPKEEYEGLTITPVGINPSFLPSYLLEAAKEDSDRALELGELYGYRNAQVTVIAPTGTIGLVMDCDTTGIEPDFALVKYKKLAGGGYFKIINQSVPAALKKLGYSQAEQDAIVNYCKGHATFNGAPGVNTARLKEKGFTEDVLEKLEKQLPFVFDIQFAFNKFTLGEDFLSKTLGIDPNVYNSMGFNLLETLGFSAEEITQANDYVCGTMTIENAPFIKEKDLAVFDCANKCGKYGKRFLSYQSHIRIMAAAQPFISGAISKTINLPEEATIEDVKNAYLMSWKVMIKANALYRDGSKLSQPLNSVFQLLSAVGEEEEELQTSAAPKTVTEVAEKLVYKYIAERRKLPHRRAGYTQKAMVGGHKVYLRTGEYEDGQLGEIFIDMHKEGAAFRSLMNAFAIAVSLGLQHGVPLEEFVEAFTFFKFEPNGMVSGNPHIKMSTSVIDYIFRELAITYLGRYDLAQVSPEDLRTDEVGRKAEPATKDLGGKQESSGLRVPIQVAPISMKSVLEEKPEAVAVAGGSTQPTAAQSAAATLKIIAEARTKGYTGDSCTECGSFQMVRNGACLKCISCGSTTGCS; encoded by the coding sequence ATGAAAATTGAGAGGCATTTTACCAAAGGGAATAAGGGTCTTTACCCGAATTTAACTTGGGTCCGTAAGGATTCTAAAATTACGAATACGGACGGGTCCGTTGTATTTGAAGCCAACGGAGTGGAAGTTCCGGATTTTTGGTCGCAAGTAGCAACAGATATCCTCGCGCAGAAATACTTTCGAAGAAAAGGTGTTCCCAAATATTTAAAGAAAGTTTCGGAAAAAGGAATTCCTGAATGGTTACAACGTTCAGTTCCCGATGATGAAAAACTTTCCGCTCTCAATCCAGAAGATCGTTTTGTAGGAGAATCTGATTCCAAACAAGTTTTCCATCGTCTTGCGGGATGTTGGACCTATTGGGGATATAAATACGGATATTTTACAGATGAGGACAGTGCTCGTGTCTTCTATGAAGAAGTTATTTTTATGCTCGCAAGCCAAATGGCGGCACCCAATTCCCCACAGTGGTTCAATACGGGTCTTCACTGGGCTTATGGAATTGATGGAAAGTCACAAGGGCATTACTATGTGGATCCAAAATCAGGGAAACTCGTACGATCAGCCTCTTCTTACGAACACCCACAACCCCACGCATGTTTCATCCAATCTGTGGATGATGATTTAGTCAACGAAGGCGGAATCATGGACCTTTGGGTTCGTGAAGCTCGTCTTTTCAAATACGGATCAGGAACAGGAACTAACTTTTCTAACTTACGTGCTGCCAATGAATCTCTTTCTGGTGGTGGTAAAAGCTCTGGGCTTATGTCCTTCCTTAAAATCGGGGACCGAGCTGCTGGTGCGATCAAATCAGGAGGAACCACTCGTCGTGCAGCGAAGATGGTTTGTCTGGATATGGATCACCCTGACATTGAAGAATTCATCGATTGGAAAGTACAAGAAGAGAAAAAAGTGGCTTCCCTTGTTACGGGATCCATTCTCAACAACCGCCTTCTCAATGATATTATGAGTGCTTGCACTTCCGCCAAACAAACACTTGGTGAGGGAGCATACGACCCAACTGCCAATTTAGATCTCAAAAAAGCGATCCAAAAAGCAAGAAAGGCATTTGTTCCAGACAACTATATCAAACGAGTGATTGACCTTTCCAAACAAGGTTACAAAGACCTACTCTTTGAAGAATTAACCACTGACTGGCAATCCGAAGCATACAATACAGTTTCTGGACAAAATTCCAATAACTCAGTTCGAATCACAAACGAGTTTATGGAAGCTGTGGAAAAGGATCTTCCTTTCCAACTCTATAATAGAACCGAAAAAGAAAAAGCTAAGGCTGCGGGCCGGGATGCAAAACCGTCCAAAACGCTACGGGCTCGTGACCTTTGGGAAAGAATTGCCAATGCTGCATGGAACTCTGCTGACCCAGGAACGCAGTATCACAGCACCATCAACGAATGGCATACTTGTCCAGAGGACGGCGCCATCAATGCGTCCAATCCATGTTCTGAGTACATGTTCCTTGACAATACAGCATGTAACTTAGCTTCGGCGAATCTTGTTAAATTCTTAAAAGAAGATGGATCCTTTGACGTAGCAGGATACCGATACTTAAACAAAGTTTGGACGATCATTTTAGAAGTGTCTGTGCTGATGGCTCAGTTTCCTTCCAGAGAGATTGCAGAACTTTCCTACAAGTTTAGAACTTTAGGACTCGGATATGCGAACCTTGGTTCTCTTCTGATGATCATGGGAATTCCTTATGACTCACAAGAAGCCATGGCAGTGACGGGAGCCATTTCTTCCATCATGCATATGAGTTCTTACGCAACTTCTGCAGAGATGGCAAAAGAACTAGGACCATTTGCAGGATACGAAAAAAACAAAGAGCATATGCTCCGAGTGATTCGTAACCATAGACGTGCCGCTTACAACGCACCGAAAGAAGAATACGAAGGTCTTACCATCACTCCAGTGGGAATCAATCCATCGTTTCTCCCTTCTTACCTACTAGAAGCGGCAAAAGAAGATTCTGACAGAGCATTAGAGCTTGGTGAATTGTATGGATATCGCAACGCACAAGTAACAGTGATTGCACCAACAGGAACAATCGGACTTGTGATGGACTGTGATACCACCGGAATTGAACCAGACTTTGCTCTTGTGAAATACAAAAAATTGGCTGGTGGTGGTTATTTCAAAATCATCAACCAATCGGTTCCAGCGGCACTTAAAAAACTCGGGTACAGCCAAGCGGAACAAGATGCCATTGTGAACTACTGTAAAGGCCATGCTACTTTCAACGGAGCTCCTGGTGTGAACACGGCTCGTTTGAAAGAAAAAGGTTTTACAGAAGACGTATTGGAAAAACTCGAAAAACAACTTCCGTTTGTTTTCGATATTCAATTTGCATTCAACAAATTCACATTAGGCGAAGATTTCCTTTCTAAAACATTGGGAATTGATCCAAACGTATATAATTCCATGGGTTTTAACCTTTTGGAGACACTCGGATTTTCTGCAGAAGAAATCACCCAGGCAAATGATTATGTTTGTGGAACGATGACCATCGAAAATGCACCTTTCATCAAAGAGAAGGACTTAGCAGTTTTTGATTGTGCTAACAAATGTGGGAAATATGGAAAACGTTTCTTATCTTATCAATCACATATCCGAATTATGGCTGCGGCTCAACCATTCATTTCGGGTGCGATCTCCAAAACGATCAACCTTCCTGAGGAGGCAACCATCGAGGATGTAAAAAATGCATACCTCATGTCCTGGAAAGTGATGATCAAAGCAAACGCACTTTACCGTGACGGATCAAAACTTTCACAACCACTTAACTCCGTATTCCAGTTGTTAAGTGCTGTGGGAGAAGAAGAGGAAGAACTCCAAACTTCCGCTGCTCCGAAAACGGTAACGGAAGTTGCAGAGAAACTAGTGTATAAATACATTGCGGAAAGGAGAAAACTCCCACACCGCCGTGCAGGTTATACACAAAAAGCAATGGTAGGTGGTCACAAAGTATATCTTCGCACAGGAGAATACGAAGATGGCCAACTCGGTGAAATCTTTATCGATATGCATAAAGAAGGAGCGGCTTTCCGTTCTTTAATGAATGCATTTGCGATTGCGGTTTCTCTTGGTCTTCAACATGGAGTTCCGTTAGAAGAATTTGTAGAAGCATTCACTTTCTTCAAATTCGAACCAAACGGTATGGTTTCTGGCAACCCTCATATTAAGATGTCAACCTCTGTGATCGATTACATCTTTAGAGAACTTGCCATCACTTACCTGGGAAGATACGACTTGGCACAAGTATCTCCAGAAGATTTGAGAACAGATGAAGTAGGAAGAAAGGCAGAACCAGCAACAAAGGATCTCGGGGGAAAGCAGGAAAGTAGCGGACTTCGTGTTCCGATACAAGTGGCTCCTATTTCGATGAAGTCTGTTTTGGAAGAGAAACCAGAAGCAGTTGCCGTTGCAGGTGGATCAACCCAACCAACAGCAGCTCAATCAGCAGCAGCAACTCTGAAAATCATAGCGGAAGCCAGAACCAAAGGTTATACAGGAGATTCCTGTACAGAATGCGGTTCCTTCCAAATGGTTCGTAACGGAGCTTGCCTCAAGTGTATCTCTTGCGGTTCCACTACTGGTTGTTCGTAA